Within Mustela nigripes isolate SB6536 chromosome 3, MUSNIG.SB6536, whole genome shotgun sequence, the genomic segment CAGTGGATGCGGGTGAGGccaaggggcaggggcaggtgttGGCAGGAGTGTGGTAAGGTGGGGGCTTCGCAGAGAAGGTGGACTGGCCATTGGGTGTTCAGTGGGTGCTTGGGGACCAGGACTCACTGCTCCTCTGGGAGTCCGGTGAGCCCAGCCAAGGCCAGGACACGTGTACCCAACCTCCACCAAGTGAGGATCGTCAGGGAGGGATCAGAGGTCCTTAACTTTGCGAAGTGCTTCTCAGATCACAAAGAGACCATGGGGATTTCAGACGCACCCCAGGTGACATGGACCCCCACAACGGAGACCCCAGCTTCTTCCCCTGGATCCCCTGTGTCCCTGCCTGTGTCTGTGGCAGTCTCAGTGGTCTCAAGAGCCCCCACGGGTTTGGGGGGTGGTGGAGGCAGGAAGGATTGTGTAGTGGGCAGCACAGGTGCAGCCCAGGCTGTGGCCgctgagctggaggcagcagagggagggcaAGCACAGCTGAAGTGTCCTGTCCAGGAGATGACACTGTGCGAGGCCAGCTGCCCAGCCATGGCTCATTATATTTACTAGAGTTTGCTTTATCATGGGAACTCTTAGAGCCTTTCCCCCCTTCCACGAACTGTTTATTTAAATACACGAGCTTTGGAGACTGAAGGATCTCCATGTTATTTCCAGCAACGCGGCCATACTTACTAACTTACACCCAGCTTCCTTGCAAAAGTGAGCGGGCTGCTTATTGTACCACATTCTGGGTACAGTAATACTGtaagcagagaaaacagcagcATGAGGGGGACAAGCGGGTGGAGTGGCAAGAGGAGGCAGGAGAACCAGGGCACTGGGCCCCAAGCTCCCTGGTAGCCAAAGCTTGAAGGGAAGCAGGAGCCGCAGCGGGCTCAGGAAGCCCCAGTTGGTCGGGTGCCTGGCAgcaggatcccagggttccagaAGGCGGGTTCCCATCaagaggcaggggagggcaggggcgcAGCCACTGCTCGCTCTGTGCCAGGTGCAGTGCGGCAGCGTGAGCGCATGGAGCCCGAGCCCTGCACGCATGGCCCCCCCGAGGGCACAGCCACCATCGGGGAGGACGAGGAGGCGGCGGGGGACGCAAGCGTGCTGGCGCTGGTGGCCGCACCGCTGGCCCCGGGTCCATGGGCGCCGCGCGTTGAGGCTGCCTTCCACGGCCGCCTGCGCCGGGACGCATCGGTGGAGCGGCGCGCACTGCACGAGCTCGGCGGCTACTACCTGGTGAGTCTGGGCcggagggcggggggcggggcgcgggcagGGGGCGGCGGGTGGGCCCTGGCTGACCTCTGTGCGTCCCGCAGCCCGACGCCCAGGGCGCCTTCCGCCGCGGCCCTGGCCTGAACCTGACCAGCGGCCAGTACACGGCGCCGGTCGCTGGCTTTTACGCGCTCGCCGCCACGCTGCACGCCGGTGAGGTCTGGGGCGGTGGGGGGTCCGCCCCAGAGTGTGTGGGCCCCCGCGGGCCGTGAccacctgccttcctccccctgcAGCGCTCACAGAGCAGCCCAGGCGGGGGCCGCCGCGCCCCCGGGACCGCCTGCGCCTCCTCATCTGCATCCAGTCCCGGTGCCAGCGCAACGCGTGAGTGGGCGCTGGGGCAGAGTGGGGACCCCGGCGCCAGACCCGCCCCCACGTGGCCCCCTCCTGCGCTGCGTCAGGACACGCCCCGTCCTCCATCACCTCCTCCCTAGTTTCCCAGTCAGTGCTTGGGTATCCAACGGACCTTCCCTTTCCAGTAaggcggggagtggggggtttGTGTGTGTTCCTGTTCTTAACCCAAACTTTCCTAGCCTCCtggctcccctcacccctgcagggGGCTGACTCTCTGTCGCTGGGAGGCCCACAGGCTCCTCCTCGgagaggcctttcctgaccacTGCAGCCACGACCCCCCTCCTGGTGGTGGGCTCCCTGAAAATCTCCAGTAcccccagcagagcccaggcacagagcaggcaccCCACAACAGCTGTAGAAGGGAATGAAGTTCAAACTTTGTACTCTGCATTCGGAAGGAAGCCTTCAGGGATTGGCCTGAACCCACCTTTGAATGTCAGCTGCTGCCCACCTGGCCCTGCTCCAGCTCCTGGCCTGGGCCCCAGTTTGCCTTTCCTGACACCCATAGACCCCCTTTGGCCCTGTGGACACTCTCCTGACTCCTCTGGAGGACCCCGTTCAGATACTACCCTCCACCAGAAGACCTGGCCAAGACAGCTGTAGCACTGCCCTCAGCTGGGCCCATGTTGGTTGCCGGGGTGATCAGTGGGTGAGGTTGGTGGGGCCTGGGGGATGAGGGCTGATCCTCTTTCTGTTTCACCACAGCTCCCTGGAGGCCGTCATGGGTCTGGAGGGCAGCAGTGAGCTCTTCACCATCTCGGTCAATGGCGTTCTGTACCTGCAGGTGCGTGGGGCAGGCTTGGGCACGACTTGGGGGGGTGACCAGGAAGAAAGGGGGTGTTAGTGGGGGCTCCAGGTCTCTGGGAGCAGTGCCAGCAAACTCCAGGCCTGGGAGAGGGTGCCTCCCCCGGGTTCAGGTGAAGTGGGGCCACCTCCAGGTCCCTTTCCCCAGGGGCCACGTGGTCCACCTGGGGTCCTTAGAGGCACAGCCCATGCTCGGCTGCTCAGGCTGTAGTCCTCAGACCTGCCCATCATCCCGCACTGAGGGTGGGCAAGCGCTCCGTGTAAGC encodes:
- the ERFE gene encoding erythroferrone, with the translated sequence MAPARRPAGTRLLLVCAGLLAAAAGLRSSEPGEPVDGRNRPEPGLGNELPAGPGESRTGPPARTLEPTAEGARSFDPRDAWMLFIRQSEKGVNGKRGSRGKARKLKLGLPGPPGPPGPQGPPGPIIPPEVLLKEFQLLLRGAVRQRERMEPEPCTHGPPEGTATIGEDEEAAGDASVLALVAAPLAPGPWAPRVEAAFHGRLRRDASVERRALHELGGYYLPDAQGAFRRGPGLNLTSGQYTAPVAGFYALAATLHAALTEQPRRGPPRPRDRLRLLICIQSRCQRNASLEAVMGLEGSSELFTISVNGVLYLQTGQYASVFLDNASGSSLTVRSGSHFSAVLLGV